Below is a window of Diaminobutyricibacter sp. McL0608 DNA.
GATGTCGGCGGTCGCGAAAGACCTCGGCGACTTCAGTGCGATGGCGCTCTACCGTCATGTGCTGAGCAAAGACGGGCTCATCGATCTCATGCTCGACCGGGCGATCGGCGAGGTCGCCCTGCCCCCGCACGAGTCGCCTGCGGGCTGGCAGTCGGCCCTGCGCACGCTCGCGCTCGAGACCTGGTCGATGGCTCGCCGGCACCCCTGGTATGCACAGCTGGTTCAGACCAGGCCCCCGTTGGGGCCGAACACGATGAGGCGCACGGAATACGCTCTGCGCATCCTTGTCGGAGCGGGTCTCGATGTGGATGAATCGCTCAGCTCACTCGAGCTGGTGGACCTTCACGTGTTCGCACGCGCGAATGCGGCCGCCCAGCAGGAGCGGATGGCCGCCCTCAACGGCGTCGAG
It encodes the following:
- a CDS encoding TetR/AcrR family transcriptional regulator C-terminal domain-containing protein codes for the protein MSTDALETIWLAREENPSRAPLSRDEIVSAAIRVADHAGASGLTMSAVAKDLGDFSAMALYRHVLSKDGLIDLMLDRAIGEVALPPHESPAGWQSALRTLALETWSMARRHPWYAQLVQTRPPLGPNTMRRTEYALRILVGAGLDVDESLSSLELVDLHVFARANAAAQQERMAALNGVERTDDFVDTVKRLSQTLAPAEEYPLLAQWMQSPTIRSEQEQLERAVDYLLAGIAGRIPAR